In Methanobacterium aggregans, the genomic stretch GAATAATGAAACGAATACCACAAACACTGACATTTGAAGTCCTTTTCCAGTCAGTCTTGGGAATACATAGCTTTCGGCTATGGTGTTAACTATCACGAAGAGAACAGTGATGCTTAATGCTCCCCATATACCGTATTTGGCCCATGCTACCAGGATAGGAGGTATGGCAGCTATCATAATTCCAATGTAGGGGATAAATCCAAGTACAAAGGTTAATATGCCCCATAGAACTGCAAAATTAATATCAAAGACAACGAAAATGCCCATAAAGCCCAGAGCGGCCAGGAAGTTCACCTTTATCCTGATTACAAAGTATTCAATAAAATCAGCAACCAGGTCAAAGGTATGTTTCAGGGCAGGACTTTCTGCACCCAAACCTTTTACTAGCCTTGATTTTACGTAAGGTAGCTCATAAATCAGGAATATGATTGCAAAGAGTAAGAAGAATCCCATCTCTATGATCCCGGCAATATTTTCCAAGGGTATGTTGGAGAAGAGGAACTTGACGATTTGATTAGCATAAGTGGCCAGGAACGAATTAGGGTCTATGGTTATGGTTGATGCTGCTGCCACCAGCTGACTTATACTCAAGACCATAATTGCCAATAATCCCAGTCCCAAAACAAAGGTTAAAGCTATGGTTATAAGAATAGACACGTTGTAAGAAAATCCCTTCTTTTTAAGCCACATCAAAAATGGATAGATAAGTATGCTGATGAAAATAGCAATGAGTACCGGTCCCAAAATCGGAGCAACGAACTTCATTCCTATAAGTGCCAGGATAATAACAGATATGATAAGAATTTGATTTAGAAAAGGTGGTATTTTATAATTTTCGCCCATATTTTTTGTCCCTCCCAAACAGTTTTTCCAAAAAACTTATTTATTATATTATTTAATTAGACTCGCATAAATAGGACATATTTGTTATTAAAAGGAAAATATTATCCATAGTACTTACTTAGTCCCATAAATTTCATGGTATTGGCCCCGTAATGTAGCTGAAAGGGGTTTTAAATATTTCAGAGGATTTTAACCTAATATAAAACTATTAACCCATTTTATAAGGAAATTAAGATTAAAAAATGATTATTAACTGTTAATTAATCAAAACCCATACTCTTACCTGGAATCGAAAAATCTGATAGGTAGCTCTATATAGTGATAGCAAAAATATCGACTTACTCTATTTTGAATTATTTTCCTTGAACAAAACTGAAACCACTAACATGGCATGGCCATCGTCTGGAAAGTCTTTAAAGTTCTTTTTAAGGTTTTAGAACATTTTTACTCATTTTATGCTCCTTTTATCTTCAAATACCTTGCAGAATCTATAAAATACATTCAATGATTTTGATTTAAAAAATTCTAAATATTCTTAGAATCAAATAATGATAATATAGATTCATATTTTATTTTAAGCAAGGGATCTTGCCCATGCAAAGCCAAACCCCATCCAAATTTTAGGTACCCCTGGTGAGAATACAATCGGAAAGAGGTCAAAAAGTAGTTTCCACTGGAATTTACGGGCGGATAAGACACCCTTTATACCTTGGAGGTATCCTAATGTTTTTAGGTGGTCCTCTTCTACTTGGCTCCATCTACGGGTTCATCTTAGGCCTGCTGATGTCAATGTCCCTAGTTCTCCGCACCATCGGCGAGGAGAAAATGCTGACGGAGGAACTGGAAGGATACGCAGACTACAAAAAGAAGGTCAGATACAGGTTAATTCCCCACGTATGGTAACTACTTTCCATTTTCCAGGGCTTCAAAGATAAAACGGGGCTTTTTACCGTATTTTTCAATGAGTTCCGCAATTTCTTCGTCACTACCTGCCATGGGATGGTTTCTAACTATTTTCATTATCTCTTCGTGACTGTAGGAGATCATAACCACGTCAAAGAGCTTTTTCAGGATAAAAACCAGAATTTTAGATATAAACTGGAAATCCGTGAGAATGTCGTACCTCACTCCTCTGAACTTCACAACCCATGATGTCTGGCACAGCAGGTTTATATTTTTCAAGTCCTTCCTGTGTTTCAGGTACTCGTATAACACCCTAAAATATAAAGAAAAGGTTCCAGGCCCATTTTTTTCTGTCCAGAGCCCCAGTCCCATTTTATTCTTGTCAAGGTGCTCTGAATCAAGGAATTGATCAGCAAAGAGAACAGCGTCGTAGGAAGCTGCCATTTTATAGACCTCTTCCTTGGATTTAAGCCCCATATCATCTTCTATGGTGTCCCAAAATATTTTAAACACCTCTGAAGGCTTTGTATGGGCATCTATAAATAAAAATGTGTTGTAAACATCAAGTTCCTGGCGAGATATGGCCTGATATATGTTAGCAGATTTACCTGTGCCTGGAGCCCCTAAAACAAGTAAAATGTGCCCTTTTGATTTTTTTAAACACTTCATGGCCTTACAAAGCTCGTAAAATGAATCTGTTTCAAGGAAGTGTTCACTGTCACTTGATGAGAGAACTTTAAGATTTACCATCATTATGTATTTGGTGGGAGGTGATTATTGGAATTTTTGATCACACCCCAGGCACCCGTTCAAGGTATCGTCCGATCACAGATCTGTTAAACACCATATAATGAGTATTAAAAGGTATAAAAATGTAATTTTGAGGAAATAGCCCATTAATGGTTAAATTAGAGTAAATTCATAGTAATAGAATGGAAAAAACCATTAAAAAGGGAGGAGTTGCCCCTATTTTGAACAGTCCCTGATCTCACGCATCCATGATTTCACTGTTCAAACTTGTTTAACGAAGGTGCCCTTCCGCAGATCCTTGAGAGCCTCCACTATCTCTTCATCTGTGTTCATGACGGGGCCGTAACGGGCAATAGGTTCATTTAATGGTTTTCCAGATATTAAAAGAAATCTTAAAGGACCATTAACAGTGGGTGCTTTGACCATATCTCCCTCCCCAAAGATGATTAAATGATTAGAAGCCTGTGGAGTTATCTTCTTGGTTACCTCCAATACCTTGCCTTCAAAAACATAGGCAAATGCTGTATGTCCATGTTTAACTGGCTGCTGGTAAGATTTCTCTGGAGGAATGGAAACGTCCAGATACCCAGGATCAGCAAATATTTCCTTTACTCCACCTTTAACTCTTTCTACTTCACCAGCTATGACTTCTATCATCACCCCCATCCAGTCTAAGCTCTGGAATTTGAGAGGACGTGACTTCCCTGTAACACGGGTGGCCATCTTTAAACTGGATGGAAGGTTCACCCAGAGCTGAAATCCATCCTCAATCACTTGAAAGGGGAAGTTTACTTACCTTCCAGGCAACAAATCCGCCCAGAACATTGAATGCACCTTTAAAACCGGAATCCCTCATTTTATCCATGAAGTAACCACCCCTGACTCCACTTTTACAGTATATAAGGTAGATCTTATCTTTATCCAAATTTTCAACCTTCTTCTGGAATTCATGGCCATGGTAGTCCATATTTTCAGCACCAGGAACATGTTCCCTTTCAAATTCATCCCTTGGCCGGATATCCAAAATACTGATCTCTGGACTTTCTTCAATTAATTTAAGTGCATCCTGAGGAGTTATGGTTAGAAATTGGGGCATGTAATCACCTTTTTTTATTATAAAATTAATTTTAGGAAAATCCACCCTATCTACATGTTCCTTATATGTTTTTATAAAAAAATAAAATTTGTGAATGGATGTTTTTGGGTTAGATCCTGATCTTCCCTTAAAATTTGAATATTTTAAGAATGAATTTCAAATGATGTGGAAAATCTCCGTGAAAGTTTAATGACCAGCACATTTTTAATTAAAAGAAAGGGATAATTAATAATTGAAAAAGGATAATTGTGCAGGTATCAAGAGTTTTAAAGGAGATGGATCATGTCACTTGTAATAAACACAACAACACCTGAAGGGATAGTTCTGGCTGCAGACAGCCGTCAGTCCTACAGGAACCTTAAGGGAATGGCCCGTATCGGCAGCGACAATGCTATGAAACTTTTTCAGATAAACAAACGTGTTGGAGTCGGAATAACAGGCCTGGCATTTCTTGCAGATGATGGAATCTTCAAGAATATAAGCAAGTTCATTGAGGAGTTCAAGAGAACCTCCAAGATCGATAAGATGGATGTTGAGGAGGTGGCGGAGAAGTTGCACAGCTTATTCAACAAGAAGTACCACTGGCAGGAACAGCTAGACCTTGCAAAGGCCAACATAGAAAACGACCTCAAGTCAAAGGGATGCGAACTTCAGGAAATCCACAGGGAAAACTATGCCCTTAAATTCCGTTTCAAAACTCCACAAGGAACAATTGAAGAAGGAATGGCTGGTGTAGATATGATTGAACTTCTGGTTGCAGGTTACAACCGGGACGGTTCCCACGAGGTTTACGGATGTCAGATACCCGGTGAGGTGCAGAGAAGAAGGAACAGTAAGGAAAGGAATAACGAGTACGGTAGTTCCTGGATAGGGCAGGGAGACGTTGTTTCAAGGATAGTTCTTGGCTTCGACGGCAGGATCGGTAATGTGCCATTCACCAAGGATGTTTCAGCAAGGATTGGAGATGCTCAGATGTACGAACAGCTGAAAGGCCTTGAATATGCAATTCAGTGGGGAACAATGACCCTGCAGGATGCCGTGGATTTCTGCACCCTCATGATCCAGACAACTGCTGCAATGCAGAGGTTTTCGGATGGAATAAATGCAGATCCAGGGGATATGCCTGGAGTGGGCGGACCTGTGGATGTTGCCGTGATAACTGCAGATAACGGATTTGTCTGGGTGAACAAGAAGAAACTGCGATCTGGAGGGAATGAGGTGGATTTGAGGTGATCCTGGAAAATTAAGAAAAACTCCTAATTTTTTTATTTCAATTCCTAAAATACATTTTTCATTATAAATCATTATTTATTGCTATTATTAATAAAAATTGAATATTTTATTGCTATTATTCTCAATTTTACACTTGAAATGTATGTTTAAATTCATGGCAGTGAAAGTTGGGATCATCCAAGGTTTTATATAAAACACACGTGAAACTCATGAAAAACAGGTGAAACATCATGATGCAAAAAACCCTCAGAATCCATCCAAATGGCCCTTTCGACCTGAAACTGACTATTCAAAGCGGTCAAACATCTCAACCCCCGTGGAAATTCGTAAATGGAGAGTTTCAGGAGTTGTTGATGATCCAGGGCAAACCCTGTTTCATTGGTATACACCAGAAGCCAGATGATCTCGATGGACCCCTCACACTCCGTGCAGAATCAAAGTATGAGATAGAAGATGATGAGATCCGGTCAAAGGTATGTGAAATATTTGACCTTGAACATGATTTAATGGAACTTTACAGCTTCCTTGAATCAAGTGAAAAACTCCAGCCTACCATAGGATTCTGCAGAGGATTAAGACTCTTCAAAGCCCAAGACCCCTTTGAGTGCATTATTTCGTCCATATGTTCGGCAAATAATTCCATTGCGCGGTGGAACAAATCCATACTCCAGATAAAGGAGAAATGGGGCGATGAATTCGATTTTGCTAGTGGCGAGTTCCACAGCTTCCCCTCACCCGAAACCCTCATGAAGGTTCCAGAACACGATATTGAGGAGATGGAACTCTGCGGATGTATTGGAGAACCTTCAGATTACAAAGAGAACCTTAAAAGCTGCGGCGTAGGTTACCGCTGCAGTTACATGAAGGAAGCAGCTAGAATGGCCCATGAAGAAATTGACATCACGAAGCTTGGGGATATGGACTATGATAATGCCTTTAACGAGGTTCTGAAATTCCCTGGTGTGGGTCCAAAGGTTGCTGACTGCATACTCTTCTACGGCTACGGAATGGGGCAGGCTTTTCCTGTGGATGTCTGGATTGGAAGGATAATTTCGGCCCTGTACTTCAAAAGAGAAGAGATAAAACCTCCAAAGGCCAGAACATTTGGAATGGAGGAGTTCGGGGAACATGCAGGTTATGTTCAGCTTTACCTATTCCACTACGCACGTAAATCTGGACTTCTGGAGTCCCTGAAAAAGAAATAGGATTCCTATTAGGTGGGCATGTAATTTATGTAGCTCAGTATCCAGATTATGGAAAAAAACAAGAGCAGGAGTCCATAGAGCTTTGTCTGCCTTTCATTCTTCATGAGAAGGTACACTCCAAAAACTGGAGATGGAATGAATCCCAGTACCCCCATCAAATATCCCTTTAAGAAGAAGTACAATCCTAGGAAGTAAGCCCCAAAACTAATAATATAACTTATATTTATCTCTTTTGTGTGCTGTCTCTCATCTATTTTTGCTTCCAGTTCTTCACTGTCCATTTTTCATGCCCTCCATATGAAAATCCCATTAACTACTCTATGATCATGTTATTCCAGTTTAAATAATTTTTAGATTGACACGTCACGTATAAATCTTTTTATTTTCAGTTTTGGAAGTTGAAGGCCAGATTTTAACCTAATCATTCCCAAAATATTTAAAAAAATAATCTTTCAGAATCACTGAACAAAATAGGAAAGCTGAATAAGCACTTTGAACATAGTATGGAACATGAGTTTTATGGGAGGAATCTCAAAAAACCTGGAAGAATTCCGTGGGATAACCCGTAGGTACTAAATTTATAAGAATTTTTGAGATTTTCATATTCTACTTCTATTGTTTTATCGTTTTCATCCATTTTTATCACTTAAAAACAAGTTTTCAGAGGGATTTATCTCTAAAAACTCCCCTATAAACCTTATGAAATTATAGGATAATTAATAGTAAATAGGAACACAGTCTTTAATGGAAGGTGAATGTATGGGGAATAAAAGCACATCAGAATATGGAATGGGCTCCGGAGAGAAAGTAGAATCTGTTAAAATTGAATCACTTAAAAAAAGGATTGAAACCATGCCTCCAGATTCCTCCCTCAAGGAAGTTTCTGAGGTGATTATGGAAGCTGTAAAAACCATCACATCCAGTGAAAACTGTTACGTTGCCTATTTGGACCCTGAAAACCATGACAGTGTTGGAATTTCATTCTCCCACATGACTGGGGAGTGTCAGATGTACGCTGAAAGGGGTGAGGCCCGTTTTAAGGTGAGAAAGGACGGAACTTATGGTGGACTTCTCGGATACTCCCTCGATACTGGTGAATCCTTTTACGTGCGTAATCCTTCAATGCACCCTGCAGCCCATGGAATACCTGAAGGCCACGTTCCTGTATCCCAGTTTCTATCTGTACCTGCCAAGTACGAAGGCGAAATTGTGGGCCAGATCGTTCTAGGGAACCCCTCACAGGACTACACATCACGAGATGTGGACATGGCAGATGCTGTGGCTGATATATACGCTGAAGCTGTTAAAAAATTATTTTACTGATTAATAATCAATATTTTTAAATTTGATATTTAAAATGGATTTTATAATGATTATAAATTCTAAAATAAGTTTAATGTGAATTTTTCAATTGAATCAGCATTATTTTAAAATAAAATTAAAAATGAAGATAATTTAAAAATAATTAAAAGGGGGTGAATGTGCCCCTTTTATTCATCGGTCACTGTGACCTTGTTCATTACGTCGCCAGGGGTTATCTTGTTGACAACGTCCATTCCCTTCACAACTTTTCCGAAGACTGTGTGTACTCCATCAAGGTGTGGCTGTGGGCTGTGGGTTATGAAGAACTGACTTCCACCGGTGTCCTTACCTGCATGGGCCATGGATAGGGCGCCTGTTCCGTGTTTGTGTGGGTTTATTTCACATTTTATTGTGTAACCTGGGCCACCGGTTCCATTCCCTTTAGGACATCCTCCCTGTATCACGAAGTTTGGTATGACCCTGTGGAAGGTTAGACCGTTGTAGAAGCCTGAATTTGCAAGTTTTTCAAAGTTTTCAACTGTGTTGGGTGCCTCTTTATCAAAGAGGGTGAGCTCGATGTTTCCCTTATCTGTTTCAATTAATGCTTTTTTCATTTTATCACCTTGAAATGATTTTCCAACTGGAAACTAATATTTTTGTCATCTTATTAAATACAAGTATTCTGCCAGTATAAAAACCTTTAATATAATATGAAATTCAAATAAATAAAATGATTTATAACGTGCAAAACAATGAAACTGGAACTTTTTTTCATTGGCATGGGAATTTCAGGCTTTAAAATTTTTTATCATACTTTAGAAGTTGCTTGAAGAATTTTAATCAATTTAACTCATAAAAAAGGTGAATTTATATGAATACAAATGAAATTATGGATTTAGATAAGAAATACGTTATGCAGACCTACGGTCGTCAGCCACTGGCCCTTAAAAAGGGAAGTGGGGCAGTGGTCTGGGATGTTGAGGGTAAATCTTACATAGACTGTGTTGCAGGTATAGCTGTGAACAACGTGGGTCATGCACACCCAAAGGTGGCTGAAGCCATCTGTAATCAGGCTAAAAATCTCATACACACATCCAACATCTACTACACAGAGGAACAGGTTACCCTGGCCGAGCTTCTGGCAGAGGTTTCGCCCCACAACAAAGCTTTCTTCTGCAACAGCGGTGCAGAGGCCAATGAAGGTGCAATAAAGCTTGCACGTAAGCACACAGGAAAGGGTGAAATAATAACTATGAAAAACTCCTTCCACGGCCGTACCATCACAACAATCACTGCAACAGGACAGACCAAGTACCAGAAGAATTTTGGGCCATTAACACCAGGTTTCAGCTACGTTGATTACTGTGATGTTGAAGCTGCAGCAGATGCAATAACAGAAAACACCGCAGCAGTTCTTGTAGAACCTGTACAAGGTGAAGGTGGAATAATAGTTCCTCCAAAAGATTACCTGAAGGAGCTCAAGAAGGTGTGCCATGAAAATGAGGTTCTGATCATATTCGATGAGGTTCAGACTGGTTTTGGAAGAACAGGGGAAATGTTTGCATCCCAAACCTTCGATGTAACCCCTGACATCACAACCCTTGCCAAGGCCATTGCAGGTGGGTTCCCAATGGGTGCAGTTCTTGCAAGTGATGAGGTTGGTGAAACCTTCGAACCTGGAGACCATGCAGCAACCTTCGGAGGCAGCCCTCTGGCATGTGCAGCTGCAAAGGCTTCAATAAATGTTATACTTGAGGAGAAGCTCCTTGAAAAATCCCGTGAAAATGGTGCCTACTTCAAAGCCAAACTCGAAGCTATAAAGGATAAAAATGAAGTTGTTAATGATGTACGGGGCCTTGGACTCATGCTGGGAATGGAAATCAACTTCCAATGCAGTGAACTGGTTGATAAAATGCGTGAAAATGGCATAATCGTTAACTGTACTGCTGGAAACGTTTTACGGTTCGTTCCACCTTTACTCATAAGCCGTGAGCAGATCGACACAGTTACCTCTGTTCTTGAGGAAGTTCTCAAGGGTTACTGAGATCCCTTTAAGGGATCTCCCCTTTTTTAAACTGTTTTAACCCATTTTTTTAATTTTTAATTCAAAAATCGTGTTCTATAAAAATTTTAAGGATTCATGGACTTATTTATGGAGCACTATGGAGATATGATGGGCCTGTTTGGCAACTTGTTTTTGAATTATTTTTTTTTGCTTTTTTACCACTCTTTCAGTTTCTTCCATAACTACAGTCCTCTTTAAAAGCCCAATAAATGCCAAAAATGCCATTAATATACTTAAAACTGCTCCAAAAAGCACAACTCTGTGCATTCCTGTGGTTAAGTTTTGGGCTGCTGTGCTGAAAAGATGACCCTGTTGAAGAACATCTGGTGATATGGCAGTGTTGAGAAGTATACCTCCGAAGCAGACTGCAAAAACCATTCCAAGATTTCTGGTTGTAACTATGATACTTGATGCAACTCCACTTTCTTTGGGTGGGGTTGATGCCATGAGCGCCCGATTTGTTGGTGCCTGGAACAGGGCTGTACCCACTCCAAGAAGGGCCAGCCTCAAAAATACGTCCAGAGCCGTTGATGTGGTTTGGAGCTGTGTCATTGATAAAAGTGCAAATGCAGATATGACTGACCCAAGTAATGCTGGGCGCCGTGACCCCCATTTATCTGAGAGTGCCCCACTTACAGGGGCCAGGAACATCATTATAAGGGGAGATGCTGTTAAAACCAGCCCTGTGAGGTTTGCATTCAGGTGAAGTACTTTCTGCAAATAGAAAGGCATTACAAAAAGCAGCATGTACATACAGATGTAATTAAAGTGCAAACTCACGTCAAAGGCTGAAAAAGTTCTATTTTTAAAGATTTTCAGGTTCAGCATAGGATTTTTGGCATGGAGTTCATTCCATATAAAGAGTACCAGGGTTGTGAAGCTGAAACCTGCAATTAGGAGTGCTGTAGTATCCAATCCATTTTCTATGTAGTTCAAAAAGTAAACAAGCGAGAACAAGCATGCAAATTGCAGTAACGTTCCTGGAATATCCCATTTAACAGCACGACGTGCCCCCCTAACAAGAACCTTGTAGCAGATAATAAAACTCATGATGCCTAATGGGACATTTACAAGGAAGATAAACCTCCATCCGAATGTTTCGCCAATTATCCCCCCAATTGCCGGACCCAAAGCCAGTCCCACTGCTACAGCCACAGAGTACATGCCCATTGCCTTTCCTAGCTGATGTTTTGGGAATGCCCTTTTTACTATTCCCATGGAAACTGAAAGCATCATGGCTGCTGAAAATCCTTGTATAGCCCGGAATATTTCTAAAGACATGATTGAAGGAGACATACTGCAGAGAATTGAGGATACTATGAAACCAACAAGTCCTGCCAGATAAAGCCGTTCATGTCCTACAAAGTCACCAAGCCTACCAAAAAAGAGCACCATACTTAATAGGGTGATAAGATAAGCTGTTAAAACCCATTCTGCTGTTGTTATACTCGCATTGAAAAAAGTTGCGATGGTTGGGAGTGAAACGTTAATTATACTTGCGTTCATTGGCACCATTACAGCGCCTATTGATATTGCTATTAAGATCTGCCATTTATTGATATGGGGATCTTCCAAAATTACACCTCAAATTTGAAACAACGAATAAATAAACCATGAATTAACCCAAAAAAGAGTTTTAAATTCAAATTAATCTGTTATTTATTAAATCCACGGTTGAAAGTAGTGTTAATGTTAAATAGCAGTTTAAATCTGGATCAACTGCCAAAAAATAAACCAAACTTTCAAAGTAGATCCAATTTTATTTCAAATTGTCTAAGTAGTCACATCATCTGAAAAAAACCAAATTAAAAATTATCGTCATTATATTTTTAACATTAATATATTTTTGTGGCATTGTTTATATACTTTTCTACGGTTACTCCCAGTTGATGAAGTCAAAAAACAGCGCATTGAATCCAAGTGGTTATGGTACTGTGAAAAATATGAATCCTGTTTTTTAAATTATAATTTGAATTAAAAAAGCTTTTAAAAATTTTTAACATATTTTTTTGTGCTCTAGGGATTTTATAAAGGAAATTTCCATTAAAAATCAATTTCTACGACACCTTCTAACTTCAATATAATCATATACCTATTTATAGACCTTCTAATATGATTGGCCCATCCAGATTAAATAGATCTGTTCCTATCCTTTCAATACAATGTCAAGGTTTCTACTTGGGCCATGATCAAGGTCAAGGGTAAATTTCCATAAATATTTTTATGCTGAAACATCCAACCTCAACATATACACATTGATTATGGAGAAACACTGAAAATATGTATCCCAACATTTTATCCCTGATTTCTTTCCTTATATTTGCTATTTACCTTTCTATAGGCATCTACATATTAAAACTCAGCCCTGAATCTAAACTAAACCGTTCAGTTTTTATTTTATCAGTTATATTCGCTATCTGGGCATTCGCATACACTTTTTTCTATTCTGCCCCGGATCAAGCATCTGCATGGTTCTGGTACAAGCTCTCGGCATTTGGAAGGTGTGCATACCCTGCGGGACTGCTTCAAATAGCACTCATACTCACCAGAAATGATAAAATATTCAAAAAATGGTACCACTACATCCTTCTCTACGTGCCTGCAATATTCTTCATCTACGAGACAGTTACAGGTTCATTCACAGGACCCGGGCTTGTGTGGATAAATTCCCAATGGATAGACATTGCAACCAGCTGGTGGTACAGTTCATACATGGTTTACTTCACAGTCCTGCCTGTGTTATCCTACCTCCTCATATGGTTATGGGGAAGAAGGTCGGAAAGTCCCAGAGAAAAGAAACAGGGAAAAATAATTGTTCTAACTGCCATAGTAGCATTCATTCCAGGTTACATTGTGAACGCTGTTCTGCCATTCATAAACATCTTTGTTCTTCCTTCAATTGGTCAGATCATCGCTTTAATAGCATTTACAGGAATTGGATACGCTATTTCCAGGTACAAATTCCTGCAAATGACCCCAGATATAGCTGTGGATGAAATAATTTCCAGAACAACAGATATGATCATCTTCCTCAACAGAAGGGGAGAAATAGTGAATATAAATGAGCAGGCTGAAAGGATTCTTGGATACACTAAAAAAGAAATTATAGGGACAAAATGGACTGTTTTACTTCCGAAAGAGCATATAAAACCTGTTGAAAGGAAAATAGTTGATATGATCCATGAGAATGCTCCTGAAAAACAGTACATTGAGATGGATTTGAATTACCTAACCTTGAGGAATGAAAAAATTCCGGTTAAAATGTATTTTTCAGT encodes the following:
- a CDS encoding rhodanese-like domain-containing protein codes for the protein MPQFLTITPQDALKLIEESPEISILDIRPRDEFEREHVPGAENMDYHGHEFQKKVENLDKDKIYLIYCKSGVRGGYFMDKMRDSGFKGAFNVLGGFVAWKVSKLPLSSD
- a CDS encoding pirin family protein, with protein sequence MIEDGFQLWVNLPSSLKMATRVTGKSRPLKFQSLDWMGVMIEVIAGEVERVKGGVKEIFADPGYLDVSIPPEKSYQQPVKHGHTAFAYVFEGKVLEVTKKITPQASNHLIIFGEGDMVKAPTVNGPLRFLLISGKPLNEPIARYGPVMNTDEEIVEALKDLRKGTFVKQV
- a CDS encoding MFS transporter; protein product: MEDPHINKWQILIAISIGAVMVPMNASIINVSLPTIATFFNASITTAEWVLTAYLITLLSMVLFFGRLGDFVGHERLYLAGLVGFIVSSILCSMSPSIMSLEIFRAIQGFSAAMMLSVSMGIVKRAFPKHQLGKAMGMYSVAVAVGLALGPAIGGIIGETFGWRFIFLVNVPLGIMSFIICYKVLVRGARRAVKWDIPGTLLQFACLFSLVYFLNYIENGLDTTALLIAGFSFTTLVLFIWNELHAKNPMLNLKIFKNRTFSAFDVSLHFNYICMYMLLFVMPFYLQKVLHLNANLTGLVLTASPLIMMFLAPVSGALSDKWGSRRPALLGSVISAFALLSMTQLQTTSTALDVFLRLALLGVGTALFQAPTNRALMASTPPKESGVASSIIVTTRNLGMVFAVCFGGILLNTAISPDVLQQGHLFSTAAQNLTTGMHRVVLFGAVLSILMAFLAFIGLLKRTVVMEETERVVKKQKKIIQKQVAKQAHHISIVLHK
- a CDS encoding DNA glycosylase, coding for MMQKTLRIHPNGPFDLKLTIQSGQTSQPPWKFVNGEFQELLMIQGKPCFIGIHQKPDDLDGPLTLRAESKYEIEDDEIRSKVCEIFDLEHDLMELYSFLESSEKLQPTIGFCRGLRLFKAQDPFECIISSICSANNSIARWNKSILQIKEKWGDEFDFASGEFHSFPSPETLMKVPEHDIEEMELCGCIGEPSDYKENLKSCGVGYRCSYMKEAARMAHEEIDITKLGDMDYDNAFNEVLKFPGVGPKVADCILFYGYGMGQAFPVDVWIGRIISALYFKREEIKPPKARTFGMEEFGEHAGYVQLYLFHYARKSGLLESLKKK
- a CDS encoding AI-2E family transporter, whose translation is MGENYKIPPFLNQILIISVIILALIGMKFVAPILGPVLIAIFISILIYPFLMWLKKKGFSYNVSILITIALTFVLGLGLLAIMVLSISQLVAAASTITIDPNSFLATYANQIVKFLFSNIPLENIAGIIEMGFFLLFAIIFLIYELPYVKSRLVKGLGAESPALKHTFDLVADFIEYFVIRIKVNFLAALGFMGIFVVFDINFAVLWGILTFVLGFIPYIGIMIAAIPPILVAWAKYGIWGALSITVLFVIVNTIAESYVFPRLTGKGLQMSVFVVFVSLFIWGWIMGMAGMFLAVPLTLVLIKYLENFDETRWLALLMTTDEGE
- a CDS encoding methyltransferase family protein, encoding MRIQSERGQKVVSTGIYGRIRHPLYLGGILMFLGGPLLLGSIYGFILGLLMSMSLVLRTIGEEKMLTEELEGYADYKKKVRYRLIPHVW
- a CDS encoding GAF domain-containing protein, whose product is MGNKSTSEYGMGSGEKVESVKIESLKKRIETMPPDSSLKEVSEVIMEAVKTITSSENCYVAYLDPENHDSVGISFSHMTGECQMYAERGEARFKVRKDGTYGGLLGYSLDTGESFYVRNPSMHPAAHGIPEGHVPVSQFLSVPAKYEGEIVGQIVLGNPSQDYTSRDVDMADAVADIYAEAVKKLFY
- a CDS encoding acetylornithine transaminase, which encodes MNTNEIMDLDKKYVMQTYGRQPLALKKGSGAVVWDVEGKSYIDCVAGIAVNNVGHAHPKVAEAICNQAKNLIHTSNIYYTEEQVTLAELLAEVSPHNKAFFCNSGAEANEGAIKLARKHTGKGEIITMKNSFHGRTITTITATGQTKYQKNFGPLTPGFSYVDYCDVEAAADAITENTAAVLVEPVQGEGGIIVPPKDYLKELKKVCHENEVLIIFDEVQTGFGRTGEMFASQTFDVTPDITTLAKAIAGGFPMGAVLASDEVGETFEPGDHAATFGGSPLACAAAKASINVILEEKLLEKSRENGAYFKAKLEAIKDKNEVVNDVRGLGLMLGMEINFQCSELVDKMRENGIIVNCTAGNVLRFVPPLLISREQIDTVTSVLEEVLKGY
- a CDS encoding sensor histidine kinase, coding for MYPNILSLISFLIFAIYLSIGIYILKLSPESKLNRSVFILSVIFAIWAFAYTFFYSAPDQASAWFWYKLSAFGRCAYPAGLLQIALILTRNDKIFKKWYHYILLYVPAIFFIYETVTGSFTGPGLVWINSQWIDIATSWWYSSYMVYFTVLPVLSYLLIWLWGRRSESPREKKQGKIIVLTAIVAFIPGYIVNAVLPFINIFVLPSIGQIIALIAFTGIGYAISRYKFLQMTPDIAVDEIISRTTDMIIFLNRRGEIVNINEQAERILGYTKKEIIGTKWTVLLPKEHIKPVERKIVDMIHENAPEKQYIEMDLNYLTLRNEKIPVKMYFSVIRDEYEIRGRLIVAQDMRQTEKLENEIKAKEKALDEKEMLMKEIHHRVKNNLTVISSLLSLQSRYIQDDETKSMFKESQNRARSMALIHERLYKSDNLKSIDFGNYIGDLASELFRTYSLNNGNVKLNVDVDNEFLDVDVAVPLGIIVNEIISNSLKYAFIGNKKGYISIHFHREEDKFVLNVEDNGNGIPENFNYKNSDSLGIKLINSLVEQIEGKMEVKNDNGTCFKIIFKETVY
- a CDS encoding peptidylprolyl isomerase, encoding MKKALIETDKGNIELTLFDKEAPNTVENFEKLANSGFYNGLTFHRVIPNFVIQGGCPKGNGTGGPGYTIKCEINPHKHGTGALSMAHAGKDTGGSQFFITHSPQPHLDGVHTVFGKVVKGMDVVNKITPGDVMNKVTVTDE